Proteins found in one Papio anubis isolate 15944 chromosome 13, Panubis1.0, whole genome shotgun sequence genomic segment:
- the FCN1 gene encoding ficolin-1 isoform X2 translates to MELSGATMARGLAVLLVLFLHVKDLPAQAADTCPGERGLPGAPGKAGPVGPKGDRGEKGMRGEKGDAGQSQSCATGPRTCKDLLDRGHFLSGWYTIYLTNCRLLAVLCDMDTDGGGWTVFQRRMDGSVDFYRDWAAYKQGFGSRLGEFWLGNDNIHALTAQGSSELRVDLVDFEGNRQFAKYRSFKVAGEAEKYKLVLGAFVEGSAGNSLGAHNNHFFSTKDQDNDVSSSNCAVKFQGAWWYADCHASNLNGLYLRGPHESYANGINWSAGKGYSYSYKVSEMKVRPA, encoded by the exons ATGGAGCTGAGTGGAGCCACCATGGCCCGGGGACTCGCTGTTCTACTAGTCTTGTTCCTGCATGTCAAGGACCTGCCTGCCCAGGCTGCTGACACCTGTCCAG GAGAACGCGGTCTCCCTGGAGCCCCTGGAAAGGCGGGACCAGTGGGACCCAAAG GAGACCGAGGAGAGAAGGGGATGCGTGGAGAGAAAG GAGATGCTGGGCAGTCTCAGTCTTGTGCGACAG GTCCACGCACCTGCAAGGACCTACTAGACCGAGGGCacttcctgagtggctggtacACCATCTACCTGACCAACTGCCGGCTGCTGGCTGTGCTCTGTGACATGGACACGGACGGAGGCGGCTGGACC GTTTTCCAGCGGAGGATGGACGGCTCCGTGGACTTCTACCGGGACTGGGCCGCGTACAAGCAGGGCTTCGGCAGTCGTCTGGGGGAGTTCTGGCTGGGGAACGACAACATCCACGCCCTGACCGCCCAGG GAAGCAGCGAGCTCCGTGTAGACCTGGTGGACTTTGAGGGCAATCGCCAGTTTGCTAAGTACAGATCATTCAAGGTGGCCGGCGAGGCGGAGAAGTACAAGCTCGTACTGGGAGCCTTTGTCGAGGGCAGTGCGG GTAATTCTCTAGGGGCCCACAACAACCACTTCTTCTCCACCAAAGACCAAGACAACGATGTGAGTTCTTCAAACTGTGCTGTGAAGTTCCAGGGAGCCTGGTGGTACGCCGACTGTCATGCTTCAAACCTGAATGGTCTCTACCTCAGAGGACCCCACGAGAGCTATGCCAACGGCATCAACTGGAGTGCGGGAAAGGGGTACAGCTATAGCTACAAGGTGTCGGAGATGAAGGTGCGGCCCGCCTAG
- the FCN1 gene encoding ficolin-1 isoform X1 — protein MELSGATMARGLAVLLVLFLHVKDLPAQAADTCPEVKVVGLEGSDKLTILRGCPGLPGAPGPKGEAGANGKGGERGLPGAPGKAGPVGPKGDRGEKGMRGEKGDAGQSQSCATGPRTCKDLLDRGHFLSGWYTIYLTNCRLLAVLCDMDTDGGGWTVFQRRMDGSVDFYRDWAAYKQGFGSRLGEFWLGNDNIHALTAQGSSELRVDLVDFEGNRQFAKYRSFKVAGEAEKYKLVLGAFVEGSAGNSLGAHNNHFFSTKDQDNDVSSSNCAVKFQGAWWYADCHASNLNGLYLRGPHESYANGINWSAGKGYSYSYKVSEMKVRPA, from the exons ATGGAGCTGAGTGGAGCCACCATGGCCCGGGGACTCGCTGTTCTACTAGTCTTGTTCCTGCATGTCAAGGACCTGCCTGCCCAGGCTGCTGACACCTGTCCAG AGGTGAAGGTGGTGGGCCTGGAGGGCTCTGACAAGCTCACCATTCTCCGAGGTTGTCCGGGGCTGCCCGGGGCCCCAGGGCCAAAGGGAGAGGCAGGCGCCAATGGAAAGGGAG GAGAACGCGGTCTCCCTGGAGCCCCTGGAAAGGCGGGACCAGTGGGACCCAAAG GAGACCGAGGAGAGAAGGGGATGCGTGGAGAGAAAG GAGATGCTGGGCAGTCTCAGTCTTGTGCGACAG GTCCACGCACCTGCAAGGACCTACTAGACCGAGGGCacttcctgagtggctggtacACCATCTACCTGACCAACTGCCGGCTGCTGGCTGTGCTCTGTGACATGGACACGGACGGAGGCGGCTGGACC GTTTTCCAGCGGAGGATGGACGGCTCCGTGGACTTCTACCGGGACTGGGCCGCGTACAAGCAGGGCTTCGGCAGTCGTCTGGGGGAGTTCTGGCTGGGGAACGACAACATCCACGCCCTGACCGCCCAGG GAAGCAGCGAGCTCCGTGTAGACCTGGTGGACTTTGAGGGCAATCGCCAGTTTGCTAAGTACAGATCATTCAAGGTGGCCGGCGAGGCGGAGAAGTACAAGCTCGTACTGGGAGCCTTTGTCGAGGGCAGTGCGG GTAATTCTCTAGGGGCCCACAACAACCACTTCTTCTCCACCAAAGACCAAGACAACGATGTGAGTTCTTCAAACTGTGCTGTGAAGTTCCAGGGAGCCTGGTGGTACGCCGACTGTCATGCTTCAAACCTGAATGGTCTCTACCTCAGAGGACCCCACGAGAGCTATGCCAACGGCATCAACTGGAGTGCGGGAAAGGGGTACAGCTATAGCTACAAGGTGTCGGAGATGAAGGTGCGGCCCGCCTAG